From a region of the Zingiber officinale cultivar Zhangliang chromosome 4B, Zo_v1.1, whole genome shotgun sequence genome:
- the LOC121977388 gene encoding MADS-box transcription factor 16-like, producing MGRGKIEIKKIENPTNRQVTYSKRRSGIMKKARELTVLCDAEVSIIMFSNTGKFSDYCSPSTDTKTMFDRYQRVTGINLWSAQYERMQNNLNHLKEINHKLRGEIRQRMGEDLDGMDIKELRGLEQNLDEALKVVRHRKYHVISTQTDTYKKKVKNSQETHRNLLHQLEMKEEHGGVCGYVEDIDDGGQTDPMYSCRVRPNQPNLQAIRSYASHHDLRLA from the exons ATGGGGAGGGGGAAGATTGAGATAAAGAAGATAGAGAACCCAACCAACAGACAGGTGACTTATTCCAAGAGGAGGTCAGGGATCATGAAGAAGGCGAGGGAGCTCACGGTGCTGTGTGATGCTGAGGTTTCCATAATCATGTTCTCCAACACCGGCAAGTTCTCTGATTACTGCAGCCCTTCTACTGA CACCAAAACTATGTTTGATCGTTATCAGCGAGTGACCGGGATCAACTTGTGGAGTGCACAGTATGAG AGAATGCAGAATAATTTGAACCATCTCAAAGAGATTAACCACAAACTTCGCGGAGAAATAAG GCAAAGGATGGGAGAAGATCTTGATGGGATGGACATCAAGGAACTGCGCGGTCTTGAGCAAAATCTGGATGAGGCATTGAAGGTCGTTCGTCATAGAAAA TATCATGTGATCAGCACTCAAACAGACACCTACaagaagaag GTTAAGAACTCCCAAGAAACTCACAGGAACTTACTGCATCAACTG GAGATGAAAGAGGAGCATGGAGGTGTTTGCGGGTACGTGGAAGATATTGATGATGGAGGGCAGACTGATCCCATGTACTCGTGCAGGGTTCGACCCAACCAGCCAAACCTTCAGGCCATCAGATCATATGCATCTCATCATGATTTACGTCTCGCTTGA